The window CCAACTCCAAGCCATCTTTGTCtctcttgattttaaaattaggttttcATATTATCTACAATTCGGTCAAGGACTATAATCAAGTTTCTCAACTTTCCTGAGCTTTGGTTATGTATAAAGAGGAGATAGTAATGGTGATTTTCATGtagttataaatattaaataggtcatgtatatttcaaaatgacattTGTAAGTGTTTCATGGAATAGTTAgtattatttgttatattttatttattttttaaatatgtcttaagatttatttcatttatgtccATGAATTTTCTCcctaatgtatatatgtgtaccatgtgtccATGCAAGTCAGAAAAAGATGTTGGCTCccctgggtgctaggaattgaactcaggtcgtctgCAAAAGTAACTAGTGCTCCAAACTACTATGCAGTCTTGTCATATACAATTCAGAGGTGTAgcataatatataaatttttaaaatttgtcatattttaaacatatttcccagtaaaataatagtaatggTGGGTACCTAAATATTGATATGATTAGTGATTAGTTCTAGTATAATGGTTTAATGCATGATCATGGTTAAACTGAATGGATCACCAATCAAAAGTAAACATTATACATCTTGAAATAGATGTATAGACTGGAAGAGATGATGGGTATTGATAAGGATAGGACATATATAGAAGAGAATAGTATAGCATGTAATCAGATTAtgatatatacatgaatatgaaatatgtatattCAAGATTATGAGATAACAAAACTGATAAAAGTTAAAATGGAGATTAATGGGTCTTAGCTGGCCCAGTGTGTAAAAGCATTAATGATGTCACACTGGTAATCTAATTTTGATCTCTGGGATACATACCAAATGCTGGATCTGGTGGTTCAAAGCAATGGTCCCAGCATGCCTACCACAATAttgaaagcaaagagaagagtaggaaacacagaaaagaaacaagatagACCCTGCCACAGTTGTCAAAGACAAGAACTGGCTCCTGAAATTGTACTCTGACCTCCCATGGATGTACCATGGCACATGTTggacaataacaataataacacaggcatacacacataaacatggaagATATAGAAACAAGATCTAGGATTTCAGCAaatctatgaaataaaaatattatgaaactCAAATTGTTCATTAGTAGAAAATATTTGTACATTCTCTAAGTGAAGAATTTAGTTGGGTAATGTACACAGCCTGAAAAATAGTGTTTATTGCAGATATTTAATATAATCCATGTAAAAACTATTTCATTTGTGACACAGAAGAGAACATTTGTGTTTATTAAGGCAgtaatatttctataaaatctGAATTATAAAATACTATTATTAAGAATAAACAACAAAGTAATTTAAATTCTATAGCAACTAGTTTTCCATTcagaattttattcatattttaaattttattatttttaaatttgtcattATAACCTAatcacatttctcttttctttcttgcctaAAAAACTCCCATATaccttctctactttcttttcaaattcatggcttgtttttcattaattgttagtatatgtggtgtgtgtgtgtgtgtgtgtgtgtgtgtgtgtgtgtgtgtgtgtgtgtattcctaaaaATAAACTGTTAAATCCATAGCATATCACTTGTCtttatgttttcagggctaacaACTTGTACAGGTTTTTTAACTAGACTGAAATGTGTGGTCAGGTCTATGATCCACACTACTTTGGAAAATGAGGTGCAAGAAATAGTGACTCAgtcaagcctgggctacaaagaagCAGCCACAAGAGTGACTTGGTTAGAGATCATTGAGATAGACTCTATAAGATCAGTAAAGAATATAAacgatttaaaattttattaaattttattgaatatttacaGTGGCATGTCTTCATAGAAACACATTTTCATTGTCATTTGTTTCTGTAAAAAACAACATTACGAACCAAGTCTTTGAAAGCTTGTTTCACTTGCTGGTTCCTCAAGGTATAAATAAAAGGGTTTAACATGGGAGCAACTGAAGTGCTGAGAATAGCTACTGTTTTGGTCAGTGATGCTCTTTCACTTGCTGAAGGCTTCACATAGATAAATATACAGCTTCCATAAGACATGGATATGACAATCATGTGAGAGGAACAGGTGGAAAAAGCCTTTTTCCTCTGACTGGCTGATGGAATTCTTAAAATAGTCCTGAAAATGTACATGTAAGATAAAATCACCAATGCCAACGTGAACAGTAGAGTAACCAGAGCAACATAGAAACCAATCACTTCTAGGAGCCAAGTATCTGAGCAAGACAGTTGCAAGAGGGGAAAATAGTCACAGCAGAAATGATCAATGACATTGGAAGCACAGAAATCCAACTTTAGGACCAGCATAAGTGGTGGGAAGATGGTCAGAAATCCTGCTACCCACGAGGCGAGGACAAGAAGGGTGCAGACTTTCTGATTCATGATGAGGGTGTAGTGCAGTGGCTTGCAGATGGCAACATAGCGGTCATAAGACATAGCGGTTAGAAGAAAGAACTCTGTCACCCCcatgaagataaagaaaaacaactgagCAAAACAATTATTATAGGAAATGGTCTTTACTTGAGTAATTATTGATGCCAAAAATCGGGGAATGGAAACACTAGTGAACATAATTTCTAAGAAGGAGAAATTGCGAAGGAAATAATACATAGGAGTCTTTAAGTGAGAGTCCAGCAATGTGAGGATCATGATGGTTAGGTTTCCAGTGATGCTTACTATGTAAGTTattaataaaaagatgaaaattacCACCTGAAGCTCTCTGTTGCCTGATATTCCCAAGAGCACAAATTCTGTAATTATAGTGTAGTTTTCcatacttaatttcttttctaataaaatatattgatgaaAAAGagaccaaataataataataatgttattattattgGGGAAATAAgaccaaagattttatttaatggGGTGGAattgagatttttatatattaatattactaTCTCCAACAAAACATTGCAATGACTTCCTATCCCTGTAAGAATTTTACATGTGCATTTGCCATATTTCCTCTAACATTTTTGTAATTAGAATTGTCTTCccttataaatacatatatatgtcattaaTTTATCATCAACACGTGCAGGTCAAAGCCAATACTTGTTAATTATTATTGAAATAGAGATCATATACCATACTATATTGAAAAGGGTTACATACCTATGTATCAGCATATAAAATTCCTTATTAATGTTTTTACATGAAACCTCGTATGTGTAATACAACATTGAAAGACAGATTGCTCCATGGTAATTATTAACTTTACCTGTAATTTGAATGCTGCCATGAATAGCTGCCTGGAAAGCACATGTATTAATTTCCAGTTTCTGAGACTGTCTGTTTTTATAACTGAAATATCTAATATTTAAAGTCAATTCTAATGCCATTTGAAACTTACAGGATTTATTGATAGAATTCAATGaacaaatatataatgcataatattgtaaaaattttcATTCTTACAAAAATCATTTTTACATATAACCACAAATACCTGTGCCTTGCAAACAAAGAGATGTAGAATTATCATTATGTTGGTTATGATAAGAACAATATTAGTCAGATATCTAGATGATagaaacataatataataaatggtagatttatattattatatgaaatagttgaattaaaaatgaacattttaatttttgcttaAATTTACCCTTAATTTTCTTtagaacaaaacagaactcaTAAGGaagctttgttcttttgtttgaaaatacAGCATTGCTTTCTTCCTTGAAGACTATCTATtcagattaaatttaaaatattgttagatTTACTGAATGAATAAGGTGTAAGCACCATGACTTCTAGCTGTCCTGTTTAATACTAATACTCAGTAAACAAAATAATGGTCTGTGGCAAAAATTCTCTATTATTATGTGATATTACTGTCTGTCTATAATTACTGTCTGCTCATCTTGGCAAGAGGtaattattaaaatgataatgGGCATTTTCCCTCTTCCATTTAATGTTTTTGATAATCAGTGCTGCACTTTTTCTAGTAATACATATTTGACATTAATTTATCATTAAACATGCTAGTCCAAGGCCaacttgttat is drawn from Mastomys coucha isolate ucsf_1 unplaced genomic scaffold, UCSF_Mcou_1 pScaffold4, whole genome shotgun sequence and contains these coding sequences:
- the LOC116075796 gene encoding olfactory receptor 6C3-like translates to MENYTIITEFVLLGISGNRELQVVIFIFLLITYIVSITGNLTIMILTLLDSHLKTPMYYFLRNFSFLEIMFTSVSIPRFLASIITQVKTISYNNCFAQLFFFIFMGVTEFFLLTAMSYDRYVAICKPLHYTLIMNQKVCTLLVLASWVAGFLTIFPPLMLVLKLDFCASNVIDHFCCDYFPLLQLSCSDTWLLEVIGFYVALVTLLFTLALVILSYMYIFRTILRIPSASQRKKAFSTCSSHMIVISMSYGSCIFIYVKPSASERASLTKTVAILSTSVAPMLNPFIYTLRNQQVKQAFKDLVRNVVFYRNK